The genome window CGACAGCTACGAGCGTGGTGGACTCGGTCATTGCCGTACACGATCTCGAGGCGGACCTGTCCACTCGCTGGGCCGTTGCCGGGCAGTCGCAGGGTGGCGGGGCGGCGCTACATGTCGCGCACGGGGCGTCGGAGCGCAGCGCCGCGGCCGGCCTCGACTACCGGGGAGCGGTGGCGACGGGGGCACCGGGGTACATCGAAGAGGTGATGATACTGGCTGGGCCGAGCTCACCACCGGTGCCGCTGCCGGGCACGCTCAGCGCCTACCTGCTGTACACGCTCGCCGGGTTCCGCGAGGCACGCCCCGACCTCGATGTGGATTCGGTGCTCACCGATGAAGGACGCCGCATGGTGGACACGGCGGAAACCACCTGTCTGCGCGAATTCCGTCGCGCGCTCGACGGGGTGAACATCGCCTCCGCCTTCTCTGCGGACCTGCGGTCGGTACCCGGGCTGGAGTCTGCGCTGCGCGCCTACATGTCCACGCCAACTGACGGCTATGACCGGCCGGTGTTTCTCGGACACGGGCTACTGGACACGGACGTGCCATCGCCGATCGGAATGATGGTGAATTCGCAGCTGTGGGTCAACCAGTTCGCCGGGTCGAATGAGCAGGTGGAGGTGCACTGGTACCCGACAGACCACAGCGGGGTGATGTCGCAGTCCTTTGGGGACGCCGCAGCGTTCATGACCCGGATCATGGCGTGAGGATGTCGCACCTCCTGTACGACCTCTGGCGTTAAGGAGATGTCCGGGGTCTTCGGAGGAGGGGCTAGGGGAGGACGAGGAGGACGCGGAGGAGGCCGGGTACGAGGAGGAAGTGCCCGGTTGAACGTCCCCGGCGCGGACAACGTGACCTGTGGACCGCCTGGATCACGTTCACCGGGAACGGGAGGTCAGCTGCGGAGAGTCAGCAGCTGCAGCCTGGAGATCCCGACTCAGCGTTCACGGCCCGGTGATCACGACCCAGCGTTCACGGCCCAGCGTTCACGGCCCAGCGTTCACGGCCCGGCGACGGCGACAGCTGAGCGCGCACCGCCCAATGAGCCGCCCAGACCGCCCGAAGCGGTCCCGCCCACGGTCACCTCGACGAGGATCCCGACTTCGCCCACAGTCCCGGCCGGGGCGTCCGAGCTGCCGCCAGTGACCTCCCGGCACTCGGACAACCTTGCCCCGTTGGACGCCGCGATCTCCCCCGCGCGTGCACATGCCTCATCCGTGCCAGCCATGACCTGCACCGTTGCCGCAGAAATCGCGGTGAGGTCAGCGGCGGCATCCGCCCGGTGCCGGTAGACAAGACCGGTGATCTGCAGTCCGAGGAGTGTCGTCAGGGCGATGATCCCCAGGATGACGCCGACACCCGCCACCGTCGCCGAACCTTCCTCGTCCGATGACCAGCTCATGACGCACCGACCGGCTCAGCCACGATCACTGCGGTGGCGGAGAGATCGAAGAGCCTGCCCGGCTTCGTGACCTTCACCGTGATCAGTTCACCTGCACCACCTCCGGTCACCGAGACCTGCGCCTCGGGGTCCGCGTCACGGACCACAGCTGTGGCGGTGGTGGCGGCGTCCTGCGGATCGAGGGCGGCAGCCCGGGCGGCATCGCGCGCGAGGTCGACAGCCCCGAGATAGGACGCCACGGTCACCATCCCTGCCACGATCAGCCCGACGACGGCGGTCAGGGCGGTGAAGACGATCGCGGCCTCCACGGTGACGTAGCCGGCGTCAGCGGGGTCACTGCGTGTTGAGGGCACGTTCGAAGATGCCGGTGAGGGCGGACTCGACGGAATCGGAAGTGACGACGAGGTAGAGCAGTGCTCCGAGGGCAGCGGCGGCGACGCAGCCCAGCGCGTATTCGATGGTCGACATCCCACGGTCGTCGCCGAGAACACCGCCGAGGATGCCACCGCCGTCGTCCTCATCGCCGACCTGGAGATCGGCGTTGATCTGGGCTGCGGGAAGTTCCTCGCCCCAGTCGGCGTCCCCGATGTCACCGGGGTCGTCGGGATCAGAGTCAGCGAGATCAAGGGCGGCATCGTCGTCGTACTCGTCCCGGTCGACGAAGGGGTTGGGACTCAGCAGCGCGGTGCGCAGTCCATCGGAGCGCTCCCCGGAAAACTCCTCAGAAAGCTCTCCGGGAATCCCGGTGGTCAGATGAGTCCGGTCAATGGTCCGGTCAATGGTCGGTTCAGACATGATTTTCTCCTTGGTGTTGTGTGTTGATGTCAGTTCATACTGGTCAGGCTGTGCTGGTCAGATTGCGGCGAAACCCACCACCAGCGGGATGAGTCCCACGAGAACGAACGCAGGAAGGAAGCACAGCGTCAGCGGGGCCGCCACGACGACGAGCACTCGTTCTGCCCCCACCAACGAGGCATCAGCTGCCTCC of Corynebacterium terpenotabidum Y-11 contains these proteins:
- a CDS encoding Rv3654c family TadE-like protein — translated: MSWSSDEEGSATVAGVGVILGIIALTTLLGLQITGLVYRHRADAAADLTAISAATVQVMAGTDEACARAGEIAASNGARLSECREVTGGSSDAPAGTVGEVGILVEVTVGGTASGGLGGSLGGARSAVAVAGP
- a CDS encoding TadE family type IV pilus minor pilin; amino-acid sequence: MPSTRSDPADAGYVTVEAAIVFTALTAVVGLIVAGMVTVASYLGAVDLARDAARAAALDPQDAATTATAVVRDADPEAQVSVTGGGAGELITVKVTKPGRLFDLSATAVIVAEPVGAS
- a CDS encoding DUF4244 domain-containing protein → MSEPTIDRTIDRTHLTTGIPGELSEEFSGERSDGLRTALLSPNPFVDRDEYDDDAALDLADSDPDDPGDIGDADWGEELPAAQINADLQVGDEDDGGGILGGVLGDDRGMSTIEYALGCVAAAALGALLYLVVTSDSVESALTGIFERALNTQ
- a CDS encoding alpha/beta hydrolase, encoding MSVTYPARRQETAVLPLPFLPRTTAPNATVPTTSTRAITRTAPRTVTPTAILTAAALTAATLTASASMPTADASPLIPGSAMPEPMAPIITPDWSGLDVRDHVDLPSDPGILIDAVPLAENLRMPAGGETQQRIVYSTIDQHGEIAASTAAVFLPQGTAPEGGWPVIAWAHGTTGMGDNCTPSAGSRNDKDLVNQWVDAGYAVVASDYTGMGTPGLMSYFNGEATATSVVDSVIAVHDLEADLSTRWAVAGQSQGGGAALHVAHGASERSAAAGLDYRGAVATGAPGYIEEVMILAGPSSPPVPLPGTLSAYLLYTLAGFREARPDLDVDSVLTDEGRRMVDTAETTCLREFRRALDGVNIASAFSADLRSVPGLESALRAYMSTPTDGYDRPVFLGHGLLDTDVPSPIGMMVNSQLWVNQFAGSNEQVEVHWYPTDHSGVMSQSFGDAAAFMTRIMA